A genomic segment from Gracilinanus agilis isolate LMUSP501 chromosome 1, AgileGrace, whole genome shotgun sequence encodes:
- the PSMA8 gene encoding proteasome subunit alpha-type 8 isoform X3 — protein MAARYDRAITVFSPDGHLFQVEYAQEAVKKGSTAVGVRGLTADARIVINRARVECQSHKLTVEDPVTVEYITRFIATLKQRYTQSNGRRPFGISALIVGFDDDGIPRLYQTDPSGTYHAWKANAIGRSAKTVREFLEKNYTEGTIATDSEAIKLAIRALLEVVQSGGKNIELAIIRRNQPLKMFSAKEIESQVVNIEKEKEEAEKKKSKKVV, from the exons ATGGCGGCCCGTTATGACCGGGCAATCACCGTCTTCTCACCCGACGGGCACCTCTTCCAAGTGGAGTACGCACAAGAGGCAGTAAAGAAGGGATCCACGGCG GTGGGGGTTAGGG GCCTAACTGCTGATGCTAGAATAGTAATTAACCGAGCCCGTGTGGAGTGCCAAAGCCACAAACTGACTGTTGAGGATCCAGTCACAGTGGAATATATAACACGTTTCATAGCAACATTGAAGCAG AGATACACACAGAGCAACGGACGAAGACCTTTTGGCATTTCTGCTTTAATTGTGGGTTTTGATGATGATGGTATCCCAAGGTTATACCAGACCGACCCATCTGGTACCTATCATGCTTGGAAG gcaAATGCAATAGGCCGCAGTGCTAAGACTGTTCGTgaatttctggaaaaaaattatacagaaGGCACTATAGCAACTGACAGTGAAGCTATCAAATTGGCAATAAGAGCACTGCTAGAA GTTGTTCAGTCTGGTGGAAAAAACATTGAACTTGCTATCATAAGAAGAAACCAGCCATTGAAG ATGTTTAGTGCCAAAGAAATTGAATCTCAAGTTgtgaatatagaaaaagaaaaggaagaagcagagaagaaaaaatcaaagaaggtGGTTTAA
- the PSMA8 gene encoding proteasome subunit alpha-type 8 isoform X2 has translation MAARYDRAITVFSPDGHLFQVEYAQEAVKKGSTAVGIRGTDIVVLGVEKKSVAKLQDERTVRKICALDDHVCMAFAGLTADARIVINRARVECQSHKLTVEDPVTVEYITRFIATLKQRYTQSNGRRPFGISALIVGFDDDGIPRLYQTDPSGTYHAWKANAIGRSAKTVREFLEKNYTEGTIATDSEAIKLAIRALLEVVQSGGKNIELAIIRRNQPLKMFSAKEIESQVVNIEKEKEEAEKKKSKKVV, from the exons ATGGCGGCCCGTTATGACCGGGCAATCACCGTCTTCTCACCCGACGGGCACCTCTTCCAAGTGGAGTACGCACAAGAGGCAGTAAAGAAGGGATCCACGGCG GTTGGAATTCGAGGCACTGATATAGTTGTGTTGGGAGTAGAAAAAAAATCCGTTGCCAAACTTCAAGATGAAAGAACCGTAAGGAAGATCTGTGCCCTTGATGACCATGTCTGCATGGCTTTTGCAG GCCTAACTGCTGATGCTAGAATAGTAATTAACCGAGCCCGTGTGGAGTGCCAAAGCCACAAACTGACTGTTGAGGATCCAGTCACAGTGGAATATATAACACGTTTCATAGCAACATTGAAGCAG AGATACACACAGAGCAACGGACGAAGACCTTTTGGCATTTCTGCTTTAATTGTGGGTTTTGATGATGATGGTATCCCAAGGTTATACCAGACCGACCCATCTGGTACCTATCATGCTTGGAAG gcaAATGCAATAGGCCGCAGTGCTAAGACTGTTCGTgaatttctggaaaaaaattatacagaaGGCACTATAGCAACTGACAGTGAAGCTATCAAATTGGCAATAAGAGCACTGCTAGAA GTTGTTCAGTCTGGTGGAAAAAACATTGAACTTGCTATCATAAGAAGAAACCAGCCATTGAAG ATGTTTAGTGCCAAAGAAATTGAATCTCAAGTTgtgaatatagaaaaagaaaaggaagaagcagagaagaaaaaatcaaagaaggtGGTTTAA
- the PSMA8 gene encoding proteasome subunit alpha-type 8 isoform X1, with protein sequence MAARYDRAITVFSPDGHLFQVEYAQEAVKKGSTAVGIRGTDIVVLGVEKKSVAKLQDERTVRKICALDDHVCMAFAVHVIRVFIGLTADARIVINRARVECQSHKLTVEDPVTVEYITRFIATLKQRYTQSNGRRPFGISALIVGFDDDGIPRLYQTDPSGTYHAWKANAIGRSAKTVREFLEKNYTEGTIATDSEAIKLAIRALLEVVQSGGKNIELAIIRRNQPLKMFSAKEIESQVVNIEKEKEEAEKKKSKKVV encoded by the exons ATGGCGGCCCGTTATGACCGGGCAATCACCGTCTTCTCACCCGACGGGCACCTCTTCCAAGTGGAGTACGCACAAGAGGCAGTAAAGAAGGGATCCACGGCG GTTGGAATTCGAGGCACTGATATAGTTGTGTTGGGAGTAGAAAAAAAATCCGTTGCCAAACTTCAAGATGAAAGAACCGTAAGGAAGATCTGTGCCCTTGATGACCATGTCTGCATGGCTTTTGCAG TACATGTGATCAGGGTCTTCATTG GCCTAACTGCTGATGCTAGAATAGTAATTAACCGAGCCCGTGTGGAGTGCCAAAGCCACAAACTGACTGTTGAGGATCCAGTCACAGTGGAATATATAACACGTTTCATAGCAACATTGAAGCAG AGATACACACAGAGCAACGGACGAAGACCTTTTGGCATTTCTGCTTTAATTGTGGGTTTTGATGATGATGGTATCCCAAGGTTATACCAGACCGACCCATCTGGTACCTATCATGCTTGGAAG gcaAATGCAATAGGCCGCAGTGCTAAGACTGTTCGTgaatttctggaaaaaaattatacagaaGGCACTATAGCAACTGACAGTGAAGCTATCAAATTGGCAATAAGAGCACTGCTAGAA GTTGTTCAGTCTGGTGGAAAAAACATTGAACTTGCTATCATAAGAAGAAACCAGCCATTGAAG ATGTTTAGTGCCAAAGAAATTGAATCTCAAGTTgtgaatatagaaaaagaaaaggaagaagcagagaagaaaaaatcaaagaaggtGGTTTAA